Part of the Musa acuminata AAA Group cultivar baxijiao chromosome BXJ3-10, Cavendish_Baxijiao_AAA, whole genome shotgun sequence genome, AAAGAAACTGACCCGTCCATGGTCTACGTAACAGAACTTCAAGGGTAGACCATCACATTTTTTCTCAAGATTTTCTACTTCGGATCTTGAAGGTGGATTCCCACTGCACAAAGGATAGGTAAAAGAATTACGTAACATTTACGGATAGTAAAGAAGAATCCTCATGTATGATAGAAAAAATTAGAAAACAAGAAATAGCAGATGAAGAAACTATCTGATGAAAATAATACAATTGCTTCCTTCTCCATTACGAACAGACAAGTGATTACAGATTAGACATTTATCTATATGTCTATATCAAATAGAAGAGAGAAAATAGCAAAACACTTTGTagtaaaaataaacaaaaatatattttttcgaaTGTAATGGAAAAAGATTGTTTCGGAGGTTTTAtgtttttagagaaaaaaaatgtaCAGTGCTCGTTTAACTTTCAAAACCAACAATGTGGAAAGCCAACTTCAAAAGTCAACAATGTAAAGAGGCAACATAGTTAGCAAAGCCTAATTACAATGTCAATGACAAATTGAACTTCATTGTTAGAACAGACTAAGATCCCAAATGCTagatccaaaatttaaaaattcacatTCACCAAAATGCATCACATGAAAAACATCAATGCACATCTAATAACACTAAAGATGGTTGAATAACAGTAAGCATACAAGTTGACTGAAATTTGAAGCATGTAAATGAATCCAATCAATATGAGGAAAAACAACCTCATTCATATTTATAGATCAGCATGCAGCTTGTCATTGACAATGTCAACGAAGTAACAAAGCATGTGAAAACCACATAATTTTAAAGTGCAAGGCAGATGGCATGTATTTTGGAAATAAATAGTTTCTAGCAATCACCAGATTATTCACAGACAAATTTTTAACAACACAaaatttctttttaaatgaaacaAGATGGGATTTTGATAGTCAGCAATTGTTCAGCAAAAAAATACCTTGGCCTAAAAGTACACATTATATTTAGCTACCTTAACAAACAGAGCAGGAAACTTGGATCACCGGGAGAAGATTTTCGAAACTTGCTATTAGGCAGATATACTTTAAATGTCGGCTTCAACTCACTGATCTGCATATCTTGTAATAAGTTTGAAATTTCAAAACATCTTGTATTATTTTCTGATGGTGAATTGGAGCTACAGAAGATAATATCATTCTTCAATGTCCAAGGTATGCCATATCGCTGAACTATGTAGCCAAGTGATTTTAAGTGCCTGTACGCCTCGAAGGACTCCCAGGAACACCCAAACTTTGATCCTAGAATCATCTTGTATACATCTCCAACATTAATTGTCTTACCATCAGGACTTGTGAGAATCAATGCCCCTCTTTCAGCCAAAAACCTACAAGGAAACAAGTCAGCTTTAACAAGGGACGGGTGTAAATTAACCATGTAGATCTTGTTAAGATATTTGGGAAACAAAAGGCATAGTAATTAGCATAAAACCAGCCAACTACAAGAAATCCTCCAATTTACTAGAAATCTTGTTAAAGCTTAAGCATGTAATCATCAGACATCATTTAAGACAACAACTATGTGACTGTGTAGCTTCTATCATCCAAAGTACATCAAACCTTGAGGAATAGCATTGTACAAGAAGTCTTCAGTGATCTTGCCATTGTggcaatagagagagagagagagagtaatactCACAGGATTTCTTCAATGTGACAATATAGCTTGCCGTTCCGAATGACTCCGGTAGTGGCCCACATGCTTCCCTTCTTTTCAATGATCTCTCCCATCCCCATCTCCTCATCCCAACAAGCCTTGGATACTTCACTCCTATTGTTCGAATAATCAGCACAAGTTATCAATATATCGTTTCTTGATGAAAAAGTTAAATAAATTTAGCACTGTTTGAAGGATTTTTACCTGAACTGAGTTTTGGAAGTCCAAGGCTTGTTGATGCTATTAGAAAGGAAGGGGTTTCGGTgatgttcctcttcttcttcgcctTCCTTTGCTCCTCGGTCTCCACTTCTTGCCATGAGAAGAAGGCAGTGTGCGACcacgaaggaggaagaggaggaggagaaagacagAGAGATACCAGGAGAGGAAGAAGCCGCCACCGTTCGCCGAGGAAAACGCCGCAACGACAAGAGCTTGCCGCcgttcgccgatggagaggaagtCAACCGCCGTGCGCCGAGGATACGCCAAAACAGTCGCTGGGGAGAAAGGGAGACTGCGTTTAGGGCACGGGTCTGCGCCGGGGTGGTCGGGAGGGGTGTGGGGCTGAGGTTTGAGACCATCTGGTTCAATCGGGCGCTCGGACGAGTCGACCGATTCTACCGAGTCGACTCGCGAGTCAATCCGAGCCCACGAGGGTATCGTTTTGATCGTGGTCGTATGATCGAGCGATCCTACGGCCTACATCGCGAGTTGGATAACGTCGCCTTTCAGCCACTAAAAACAATTAACGGCTCACTTGGTGCACAAATCAAGGTGGAAGAGTTTGGCGTATGCTGATGACGGATGAGACGGCTGTAGTAGTCACAGAAGAGTGAGTATTATTGCTCAATAGTTTTCTTAATGTCTCAATTGATTACTGTATTATTACATAAAATGATATCTCTCATATTTAAATACATAtctataatttaatataataaaaatatattttaaagaaaACATAGTTAGCTTAATCTGCTTATGTTGTTGGATAAgtaatacccaaaaaaaaaaaggcaattcTGACACGATTCATTACAATTTTCTGGTCCTGAAACATAAATAAGAGAGATAGAAGCATGCATAATGATCTCTTCTATGCTCAAAGCTTATTATCTTTGCCAGTAATCTCattgtttcttcttgttgcttgCTGAGCCTCTTCTCTGGCTAAAACTTGAACATGCCAAACAATGTGTTGCAAGCTCAAAGTTCATCCTGTGGGCTAGAAAACTCCTATATTACTTGTACTCTCGGTGCCTAACATTAGACAAATAACAATCTATATGTTGCcttcaaagttcaagaagaagaagataccagCTCTATGGAAAGATCATTAACTAGATAGTTTAAAAGTACTAGGTTAATAAAGGAACATTAATGACGACAATGTAAAATAGCTTGTTTATCCCTTGGCTAAGAACCATAACTTTCTTCAACACAAAAACAACACGTAATTTGGATTGAGAAAAGATACAATGAAGATAATTATAGATAAAGAAATGAGATAGTACTAAAACTTCACGTAATTGCATAGATTATCCAAGTAGTTCAGCTAAAGTAACAGGCAAATGAGATCAGATACAGAGACCAAATCTGTTGCCCACAAAGGTTATTTGACCCCCTTGATACAAGgaacaaataaaagaaagaaagccgGTTATACAGCAGAAAATACTCCAACATTAAAGCCTGTTTGGAAGGAAATTGCAGGATTTTTTCTTCGTTTTGCCAATAATAAATGGAAATCCAATAGAGCCCTTAGTCAGGTTACGTGAGAACTGCAACGAGTTCAGCTGATGATAAGCCCAAGTCAGTTCGATGCAGCTCGTGGCGCACGAGGCCTCACTGGTGTTTTTGAAGGACTCACTCTGAAACCACAAATTTGGGTTAATTACAGAATAGAGCACACTGATTGGGGGGGAATTAGGATGATACCTGATCGGTAGCGCTCCCAAAACCATGCCAGTACAATTCAGGGCTACTATAGCACTTTCTGCCTGCCATTCATagggaagaagaataaaaatcatGCAGAAACCAGCATATATCACAACAAAAGACACAGTAACCCACTCAAAAAGGTTTACTTGCACATTCAATTTTTCAGCCTTGACTGCTATGCTTAGCAGAAGACTGATGTGAATGTATTACTTTAAAAGGGTGCCTAGCAAGAAAGAAATTAAACCTTCCGAGAAAACAGCATACAACAGATTAATAGACACAATAATTACTAAGACATATCCAAGATTCAAGAGTTCACTTCTTCAGCCTTTGACTATCatgtgaagcaaaagatcaattcATATGTATGACTTTAAATGACGAACAAATCATGACAAGAACATGCTAGATTTACTTTAGATGTCCAAAGGCTTCTAGATTCAAACAGATGCCCTTGTCAGGAATTAACAGACTATGCAACCTCACGAGAGAACTAACATCAAACAATAAGATTACATCCAAACTAAGACTAACAGGAAGAGGGTCATGGGGACAAATGCCAGAATACCTTTTGATGTTTAAACTTAAAATACAGTTGTGGTTATTAAGTTGAACAGACTGCAGAACAGTATCAGATTTCGATATTCAATGATACTTACAAACAGAAGTCAGAATCACTGAGGAATCACTAAATAACATTATATTCAATTAAATATCAGTATATTCTTCAGGCTTTCTGAAAGAGTAAAAGAAAAATCTTATAACCTGCATATTCAGTGTATCAACtaaacaacaaaaaagagaatgctTAGAGAACAAAAATTAGCTCACGAacaaaaaacaacaacaaaaacaagccGAATGTCCCAAATTTTTAGGGTCAGCTACATTCTTTTCCAGCATTATATAAGGCAATAATTTTAGTTATCTAAAGAGCATTCAAATCACTAATTGTAGATTCTTATGAAATCTTCCTAAATCTTCCTCTGCCTCTCCCAGCAACACCAgcactaattgacttacttcaatTAAATACAATATCTATGATTCTCCTTTGAACATGATCATACCATCTTacacaattaattttctttttattatctaTAGGGACCACACCTAGTTGCTGAAAGATGAATTTCTTATCTTATATTTTCTAACAACTAACTCTGCATATCCATCTCAACTTTCTTATTTTAACAAAGCAACCTtctttatatatgttttttttaaccATAAGCCGAGCTCAGAAACAAAATACTGTTAAAAAGATTCTGCAATTATAATGAATTTGTAGCCTATTAGTATTTAATGAACAGCTAACATTTTCTAAACTGAATCCAAATACATCAACGATTAAACTCAGTTCTGAAGAAGCAAATTCACTAACGATTACCCGTACAAACTCGACAAATGCGATACGTGTTGAGTGCATATTATCACCAAGAAGCCTCAAACGAGAGACCTGTAGAAAACAAAAATAAGTTGATAATTACCCATATAAAACAATTAACCAAAAATGTATTATCTCATGGATAATTAGCTGACCTCACCACAACATTGCTCAAAGATAGCTTTTAATTCTGTTTGTGTGACCTGCACGAATGATAAATTGTAAAGTAACAAACAGGCAATTCATCTAGTCCTATGATCAATAATACAAAACTGCATGTACATCCATTTGGTAGTAATAATTGCAACAATAGACTCAGTTTTTTCTAAGTTATCTTTGCACACAATCTAAATGTAGCATTTGCAAAAAGTAGAGCATGGCATAAGAAGAAGTCAATCTACCTTCCTATCAATATTCGTGCAGTATACTGTCCTTACAACCATTTCCTTTTCATTGTCAGACTGCATTGATATCGTCACAGTGAGAAACAATTCAACCAAACTGAAGTGATCATGCGGAAGTCTACAATAATGTCTATATCTTCTAATTAATGTCGATAGATAAATAACAATATTCATAGCTACACTTAAGATCTAGTCAAGAACTCACCCTAGGAAGAAATTTTGGGTTCACAGGCAGAATTGCAGTCTTGGAAGGTAAGACTCTGACTGGATAGTACCCTAGCATGGTCCCACCAAGATTTAGGGCCGCTCTAGCACCATCTATCAACAAAAAGCCCACAATTTTAGTTAGAAGATGCATGATACCCTTAAATGTAATATCAATGTACATATGCCGCAGAATAAGGAACCATGTGAAATTACCCTCATCAGAAAACTCTATGAATGCAAATCGGAGAACTGAGTTAGGATCACCGCAAACTCGGCAATCAACTACCTTCAAAATAAAAAGGTGAAAAATAATCAGGGAAATAACATTGAAAAATAAGTAGAAAATCAACATCACCATCTTAAGCACTTCAACAGTAACCTATAAATGAAAAACAAGGCACATCTACTATCAAGACTTGAATAGCACATATAAATAAGAGATATGTACTGAGGAAAAATCCACCCAGTCCTTTCCCTAGCTCTACACCAGGCAATTCTTTTCCTTGTCATTCAACAAGATGTGCATCCCACCTTCCCTTCTCATACCATAGAGTAGATCATTGTGATTTGCATGACAAGATAGCATAGTCACTGAAATGGTTCTTTACATCGATTATAGCAAAAATGTTAAAGACACAGTAGTTCATGTTTCATAAAGCATATATACGAAAGTCCCATTTTACTGGGATATTAAAGAAAACTCGAGGGAAGGATTCAATAACAGCATAAAATTGCTTATCTGCATAAAAGTGCACCTCATCGTAGGGGCAGCATAATGTATCACGCATTGGAGATAGATTATCGATGACAGGTTATTCAAGATTGTGTCATCCAAGCCTCCTTACGAACAAGAATATCCATTGTAATGCCATATAAAAAGACTATTACCATATTGGTTATGCCATTTATGGGTATCAAATCAACCAGAAAACTGCTCAATACAAAGCACAAACCATGTTGTAATCTCTTCCATAACTTTTTAAATGACCATATTACTCACTTATGCCAACTAGAGTTGAAGAAGTAGAACAAAGACCTTGGCTTGTATGGTATTTGTAGCTGGCATGTGGTTCATAAGTTATTTGTAGCTGGAATGTCATGAACAGCATAGTTTAATGCTATCAAAGAAAAACAACACTCATTTATGAAAAGCAAACTATGAAGTCAAATGTTCCCTTGATTGGAGAAAAATATACTCCAATGCACATACTATGCCCCATAATACATCATTATTTGGGTTGTGAGCACTAGAAAATGAAAGAgatattaatcagaaacaatatcACCACACTACTTATAAATGATAAGGTTGACTTTGGTCTTGTCATGATGGAGACCTATATGCATCAGAAATTGCAACAGAAAAACCTGTATTACAGCACAGCaactatcatatcatatcatgtcAATGATGTAGCAGAGAAAACTAAATCACTATCAGAATTGGTAAAAAACCAAAGCTGAAGATGATTGTTAAATTCCTAAAATGTTTGATAATGTATTTGCCATAAACTTTATCCGGTCAACATGTTCAGATATTGGCCAGCTGAAGCATACAAGATCAAAGGTTCAGCGTAAGTGATCAACATGATTAGCTATATTGCAGACTATCTTTTTCATTAAATCAGATATATTAGATACAAATTGCAGCAATATATGAGTAGAAGAAAGAAGTGTGATACTTTGTAAAGGGACAAATTGCAGCAATACTCAATCAATTTGCACAATCACGATACGCACTATAGGATATTCCGCATATTTACTAGTTGCAGTTAAAGAAACTTACTTGGCCACAGGTAGCAAATATTTCAGCAAGCTTCTCTTCAGTCACCTGATACATATCAGTAACTGAGTTCAGGCTACCACACAAGAAAGACATAAGAAGAATATGTCCCTCGGAGATTGCATATCAATGGAAAACAACGATCGtcggaagaaagaagaagaacaagagggGATAAAATGAACGAACTAAAAGGTTTGTGTGATTGGCTTACATGTTGATCAATATCAGAAACATACACAGTTCGCCTAATGCTCTCCTCAGTCTGAGCTTTTCGAACTCTATCTTTCGTCTTCCTCCACCCCTGGTCATAACCACTTCCCCTCTGCCAAATAAAAAACAGCTCAATCTAAATCACATGATAGACCATAAAAAAGAAACCTAAAAGGAAAATTAAGAAGGAAAACATTCCAACGTAGTTGCCCCCAAATGCCGAGAGAATAACAACAGATTGAAGAATACTCCATCCAAAATATCCCATTTCCTCCAATTTGTTCCTTTTCCTCGGAAATGAACAAACAAAttccaaaaagaaaaatcattcaCTTTTTTTgcgaaaaattaagataaagtcCTTAAACCCCAAAACCCATGTACAATCTAACATAATTTAGATATTATACCGAAACAGATATAAAGgcaagaaggatcaaattcagtaCTCTGCGATTTGGCTGGCTATTGGATGAACCATCGCTGCTCGAATCTTTATTACCACCATTACCCATCACTCCGTTACCGTAACAATCAGTCGACGCCACAAAAATGGGCGCATCGGCGGACAGCCGGCCATCGTATTTCCGGCCGTCGCGAGCGGTGTGCAAAGAAGGGAAGAACTCCTTGGCGGAGGGGTTCAATTTCGACAGAAAATTCACCAGCTTCCTCACGTCTCTCTGGTACTCAGTCTCAACTTCCGCCGGCGTCGGCGCCGGGGACTGGCAGCGGATGAACTGATCGTCCGACCCGATCGCGTTCTCCGTCACCGCAGCCATTTCTTTTTCCTCAAACAGCGCCAAATACCAACAACAAAAAGAAGATAACAACAATAACAGCTGCTCGAAAGCGATCAAGATATGGCAAATTCGATCGAGATAAAGAAGCgcctaaacaaataaaaaaataattcagcAAAAAGCGATCTTTTGCGCCATTGCAAAAGTTTCCCCCTCCATGTCTCACTGCGCTCCCAGTTGCTCTTCTCCACTCTTTTGTGGGCTTTATTTGGATTCTTGGGAACGAgatgggatttgatatgatagcgagagggggggagagagagaaagagagatggaGAAAGGAATGGCGTGATGAATCGAAAAAGACGGCGAGGTGATGTCTCGCTATTTATAGTCTGTTATATTCCCCAGAATACTTGTGCATTTAATTTGTTTCACAACCCAAATATGTCTTTCCCTCTTTACGCAATTTCCTTTTCACATTTTACCCACACGTCCGATTAAACGTTTATTAGACGTAAGTAAATTATGTAACttagatttttattattttatggaATTATTGTATTAGATTGTTCACTCATCCaggatataattattttatggaATCATTATATCTAGACATATAGTTTTGGTCAAACATTTTATATGTGTGACTTGGGAGGATTAGGAAGTTCTGTTGCATTGGAACTCTATTCCATCGaattttgtttattttgttgGCTGTTGCCGCACAATTATGGATGCATAGGTTTGATTAAGGTGGAGGTAGTTGATTGTTGTGGTATTATTAGAACTCATTTTCGACGGAACTTGTTTTACTTTAATTGTGTTCTGTTGGTACTGTTGGTGGTTGCAACACCATCgagtatctatgacttgatgaaGCGTATGACGAACAACAGAACACAGAATTATTTGGTTCGTTGAAAAGGGTGGTTTGAGTTTGAAGAAGTCATGGCGCTACCTTTTGTGGCCTCTCttactttttctcttcttttgactTCCTTTTAGGCTGTGGTGGAGTTTGAAGAACGGACAAGTGAGAGAAGCAGGCGACGGATGTGTAAGCTGGGAAGGGAGGAGGCACCGAATTAATTGAAGACCGTATGTTATTGGACTGGGAATTAAGCTACTTCCGGGTTGGGTTTGAATGGGATTGGAAGTCCAATGCGTTTTTGCCCATTCAACGGGCGGCAACAATGAGCCTTTCCAGATCTCAGGACCGAAGCAAGTCAACCTAAATAGGGTTTTCCACAAAACAATAAGGTAATAAGTCAATGATGGCATCCTAAATCAATGCTTCCAATCAGCCGTTGGATGTTAGTAGCTACCTCAAT contains:
- the LOC135586933 gene encoding uncharacterized protein LOC135586933, which encodes MVSNLSPTPLPTTPAQTRALNAVSLSPQRLFWRILGARRLTSSPSANGGKLLSLRRFPRRTVAASSSPGISLSFSSSSSSFVVAHCLLLMARSGDRGAKEGEEEEEHHRNPFLSNSINKPWTSKTQFRSEVSKACWDEEMGMGEIIEKKGSMWATTGVIRNGKLYCHIEEILFLAERGALILTSPDGKTINVGDVYKMILGSKFGCSWESFEAYRHLKSLGYIVQRYGIPWTLKNDIIFCSSNSPSENNTRCFEISNLLQDMQISELKPTFKVYLPNSKFRKSSPGDPSFLLCLLSGNPPSRSEVENLEKKCDGLPLKFCYVDHGRVSFFSFDKERLPTLP
- the LOC135650978 gene encoding polyadenylate-binding protein-interacting protein 8-like isoform X1; protein product: MAAVTENAIGSDDQFIRCQSPAPTPAEVETEYQRDVRKLVNFLSKLNPSAKEFFPSLHTARDGRKYDGRLSADAPIFVASTDCYGNGVMGNGGNKDSSSDGSSNSQPNRRRGSGYDQGWRKTKDRVRKAQTEESIRRTVYVSDIDQHVTEEKLAEIFATCGQVVDCRVCGDPNSVLRFAFIEFSDEDGARAALNLGGTMLGYYPVRVLPSKTAILPVNPKFLPRSDNEKEMVVRTVYCTNIDRKVTQTELKAIFEQCCGEVSRLRLLGDNMHSTRIAFVEFVRAESAIVALNCTGMVLGALPIRVSPSKTPVRPRAPRAASN
- the LOC135650978 gene encoding polyadenylate-binding protein-interacting protein 11-like isoform X2 is translated as MAAVTENAIGSDDQFIRCQSPAPTPAEVETEYQRDVRKLVNFLSKLNPSAKEFFPSLHTARDGRKYDGRLSADAPIFVASTDCYGNGVMGNGGNKDSSSDGSSNSQPNRRRGSGYDQGWRKTKDRVRKAQTEESIRRTVYVSDIDQHVTEEKLAEIFATCGQVVDCRVCGDPNSVLRFAFIEFSDEDGARAALNLGGTMLGYYPVRVLPSKTAILPVNPKFLPRVTQTELKAIFEQCCGEVSRLRLLGDNMHSTRIAFVEFVRAESAIVALNCTGMVLGALPIRVSPSKTPVRPRAPRAASN